One window of Anaerolineales bacterium genomic DNA carries:
- a CDS encoding glycosyltransferase, with product MRRPYQSVMTLVSIITPSYNQAKYLEQTILSVLDQDYPRIEYIVMDGASTDGSVEIIRKHAGRLSYWESIKDEGQADAINKGFARARGEIVAWLNSDDYYLPGTISKAVKVFEENPDVVLVYGNMLAVDENSQTFNTLTYRQLTLEDLLCFQIIGQPAVFMRRSALQQTSGLDLTFHFLLDHLLWIKIAKQGRILHVNQTWSAARYHAEAKNISKAAEFGREAFRILETIAQDKDLAATLHKIDRRAHASAFRVDARYLLDGALPAQALRAWFRALFIYPPVALRRMNIFVSAVLNLLGLGRLREVMLARRKKKLAG from the coding sequence ATGCGTCGTCCCTACCAATCTGTTATGACCCTCGTTTCCATCATCACCCCCTCATATAACCAAGCCAAATATCTCGAACAGACGATCCTATCTGTGCTGGACCAGGATTATCCGCGCATCGAGTACATCGTCATGGATGGCGCATCCACCGATGGAAGTGTCGAGATCATCAGGAAGCATGCGGGCAGATTGTCATATTGGGAATCGATAAAAGATGAAGGGCAAGCCGATGCCATCAACAAAGGCTTTGCCCGCGCGAGAGGCGAGATCGTCGCCTGGCTCAACTCAGATGATTATTATCTGCCTGGAACGATCAGCAAAGCGGTGAAGGTTTTTGAAGAAAACCCTGATGTGGTGCTGGTTTATGGCAACATGCTCGCCGTGGACGAGAACAGCCAGACCTTCAATACGCTCACCTACAGACAACTCACGCTTGAAGATTTGTTGTGTTTTCAGATCATCGGTCAACCGGCCGTCTTCATGCGCCGCTCGGCACTGCAACAAACCAGCGGACTTGACCTCACGTTCCACTTTTTACTCGACCATTTGCTTTGGATAAAAATCGCCAAGCAGGGACGCATCCTGCACGTAAACCAGACCTGGTCAGCTGCGCGTTACCATGCCGAAGCGAAAAATATTTCCAAAGCCGCCGAATTCGGGCGTGAAGCCTTTCGCATTTTGGAAACCATCGCGCAGGACAAAGACCTGGCAGCCACCCTGCATAAGATCGACCGGCGCGCCCACGCCTCGGCCTTTCGTGTGGACGCGCGTTATCTGCTCGACGGCGCTTTGCCCGCACAAGCCTTACGGGCATGGTTCCGGGCGCTTTTCATTTATCCGCCGGTCGCCCTGAGGCGCATGAATATTTTCGTTTCAGCGGTCTTGAATTTGCTGGGTTTGGGGAGGCTGCGCGAGGTAATGCTGGCGCGGCGAAAAAAGAAGTTAGCGGGTTAG
- a CDS encoding glycosyltransferase family 39 protein gives MTPAPQTRPQSWSFLFILLLALGGLLRLLDLTDPPLDFQPSRQLRNSLVAREIYYNALPSSTEEQRSLAASFANSVGKYEPPVIETIVAYSYFLSGGENIAVARVWLTFFWLAAGLALFDLMRRVVSPWAALIAMAYYFVLPFSVQSSRSFQPDPLMTSAFVIGIYFLYRWSEDHSPLLSGERLGARSTWKWAILAAGFLGLAAFVKVVIAFMVGAAAIALVLFTLGKDFWKSKQVWAMAGIMVVPSLLYYVFLNQGRSTEYFFAWTVALVDLITSTDFYTKWLAFLGTLFGLTILFLGIAGALIAPSRMRWLLVSLWIGYLLYGLTLPFQMYTHSYYHVQLIPVIALGLAVALNPLTEYVTGISGVGRAGFIALVIAVIGYQAYAARSVLAAEDFHHEPAFWNQVGEAFPADAKVIALTQDYGYRLMMYGWRKVDLWPLATELSAERNPDKDTAAQFDELTAGKDYFLVTAFGQLDKQPGLKNILDTYLIAVQGDGYILYDLR, from the coding sequence ATGACCCCCGCGCCTCAAACCCGACCTCAAAGCTGGTCCTTCCTCTTCATCCTTCTCCTCGCCCTGGGCGGACTCCTGCGACTCCTCGACCTGACCGATCCGCCATTGGACTTTCAGCCTTCGCGCCAATTGCGCAATTCGCTGGTTGCCAGGGAAATCTATTACAACGCATTGCCCTCGTCGACGGAGGAACAGCGTAGCCTTGCTGCATCCTTTGCGAATTCCGTCGGGAAATACGAACCGCCCGTCATCGAAACCATCGTGGCTTATAGTTACTTCCTAAGCGGTGGAGAGAACATCGCCGTCGCCCGCGTTTGGTTGACTTTCTTCTGGCTGGCGGCGGGATTGGCTCTCTTCGACCTCATGCGCCGCGTCGTTTCTCCGTGGGCGGCGTTGATCGCAATGGCATATTATTTCGTGCTTCCATTCTCAGTACAGTCCAGCCGCTCCTTCCAACCCGATCCTCTGATGACCTCTGCCTTTGTCATCGGCATTTACTTCCTTTATCGTTGGAGCGAAGATCACTCCCCTCTCCTTTCGGGAGAAAGGCTGGGAGCGAGGTCCACTTGGAAATGGGCGATCCTAGCCGCCGGTTTTCTCGGTCTTGCCGCTTTCGTAAAGGTAGTCATTGCCTTCATGGTCGGAGCCGCCGCCATCGCATTGGTACTGTTCACACTTGGAAAAGATTTCTGGAAGTCAAAACAAGTCTGGGCGATGGCGGGAATCATGGTCGTGCCTTCGTTGTTGTATTACGTCTTTCTCAACCAGGGCCGCTCCACCGAATACTTCTTCGCATGGACGGTGGCGCTCGTCGATCTCATCACCAGCACAGACTTTTACACAAAATGGCTGGCATTTCTCGGCACGCTTTTCGGCTTGACGATTCTTTTTCTCGGCATTGCGGGCGCTCTCATCGCCCCGTCCCGGATGCGCTGGCTGCTTGTCAGTTTGTGGATCGGCTACCTGCTTTACGGCTTGACATTGCCCTTCCAGATGTATACGCACAGTTACTATCACGTTCAACTGATTCCCGTCATTGCGCTGGGATTGGCTGTGGCATTGAATCCACTCACAGAATATGTTACAGGCATCAGCGGGGTCGGACGCGCGGGGTTCATCGCGCTGGTCATTGCCGTGATCGGGTATCAGGCTTATGCGGCGCGATCCGTCCTCGCGGCGGAGGATTTTCATCATGAGCCTGCGTTTTGGAATCAAGTCGGCGAAGCCTTCCCAGCGGACGCAAAGGTCATCGCGCTGACTCAAGATTACGGTTATCGTTTGATGATGTACGGTTGGCGCAAAGTGGATTTATGGCCCCTCGCCACCGAGTTGAGCGCGGAACGCAACCCTGACAAAGATACCGCCGCGCAATTCGATGAATTGACCGCGGGGAAGGATTATTTTCTCGTCACCGCCTTTGGTCAATTGGACAAACAACCCGGCTTGAAAAATATTCTCGACACTTACCTCATTGCCGTTCAAGGGGATGGGTATATTTTGTACGACCTCAGGTAA
- a CDS encoding DUF115 domain-containing protein: protein MKQTLKRIVPPSAWNAARSLNDSIRRLPELPAAYLHPWRRESIGRLAAFKDIHQGRRAFIIGNGPSLKQTDLSKLRDEITFGMNRFYVAFPELGFQTTYFASINDLVIEQFVEDISALTMPKFLSWRSRRFFNDKTYNDTTNFIYTSYTGPKFSPDVRGRVWEGATVTTVALQIAFHMGFDQVVLIGVDHNFASKGDANKTVTSDGDDPNHFMPNYFGKGVRWQLPDLDTSEIGYIMAREAYKKAGRQVVDATVGGKLTVFPKVEYNSLF, encoded by the coding sequence ATGAAACAAACCCTCAAACGCATCGTTCCGCCTTCAGCCTGGAATGCGGCACGCTCCCTGAACGATTCCATCCGCCGATTGCCCGAACTTCCCGCCGCCTACCTTCATCCGTGGCGGCGCGAAAGTATCGGACGACTCGCCGCGTTCAAGGATATTCACCAAGGCAGGCGAGCCTTCATCATCGGCAACGGTCCCTCCCTCAAGCAGACCGATCTTTCCAAACTCAGAGATGAGATCACGTTCGGGATGAATCGTTTCTATGTCGCATTCCCCGAGCTCGGGTTTCAAACCACTTACTTCGCTTCCATCAACGACCTGGTCATCGAACAGTTCGTCGAGGATATTTCCGCGTTGACCATGCCGAAATTCCTTTCATGGCGTTCGCGCCGATTCTTCAACGATAAAACATACAACGACACGACCAATTTCATTTACACGTCTTATACCGGACCGAAATTTTCCCCCGATGTGCGCGGGCGCGTGTGGGAAGGCGCGACCGTCACCACTGTGGCTTTGCAGATCGCCTTTCACATGGGCTTCGATCAGGTCGTGCTCATCGGCGTGGACCACAACTTTGCCTCGAAAGGCGACGCGAACAAAACCGTCACGTCGGACGGCGATGACCCGAATCATTTCATGCCGAATTATTTCGGCAAGGGAGTCAGGTGGCAACTCCCCGATCTCGACACATCCGAAATCGGCTACATCATGGCGCGCGAAGCCTACAAAAAAGCCGGGCGTCAAGTCGTCGACGCAACCGTCGGCGGCAAATTAACCGTCTTCCCCAAAGTCGAATACAATTCCCTCTTCTGA